From a region of the Sesamum indicum cultivar Zhongzhi No. 13 linkage group LG3, S_indicum_v1.0, whole genome shotgun sequence genome:
- the LOC105157031 gene encoding uncharacterized protein LOC105157031 gives MLNSDQQSMERVYDHRFQRTDQWLPVYSWLESLNTDEVITSKDVVDWLTANPEIRDHLYSRHSRYHLMHYIKKCHVKILKRKEKQGLIVAKLPPPKVDQSVEVKPPGSPHCSGNNLTSIPKDSELYKAKRSEAFRKYELLVELEKQLMPLFGKHENS, from the exons ATGCTGAACAGCGATCAGCAATCCATG GAAAGAGTTTATGATCATAGATTCCAGCGCACTGACCAGTGGCTTCCGGTGTATTCTTGGCTGGAATCACTGAACACGGATGAGGTGATTACATCCAAAGACGTCGTTGATTGGTTAACCGCGAACCCTGAAATCAGAGACCACTTGTACTCCAGGCATTCACGCTACCATTTGATGCACTATATCAAGAAATGCCATGTGAAAATCTTGAAGCGAAAGGAAAAACAG GGATTGATTGTTGCAAAATTACCTCCTCCTAAGGTTGATCAGAGTGTTGAAGTAAAACCCCCTGGCTCACCTCATTGTAGTG GCAATAATTTGACCAGTATTCCTAAAGATAGCGAGCTATACAAAGCAAAACGAAGTGAAGCTTTCCGCAAATATGAGCT TTTGGTGGAGTTGGAGAAACAACTTATGCCGCTCTTCGGTAAACATGAGAACTCATAA
- the LOC105157033 gene encoding microtubule-associated protein RP/EB family member 1B — MATNIGMMDSAYFVGRNEILAWINARLQLNLSRVEEAASGAVQCQMMDMVYPGVVPMHKVNFDAKTEYDMIQNYKVLQDVFNKLKINKHIEVNKLVKGRPLDNLEFLQWLKRYCDSVNGGIMNENYNPMERRTKGGKEKNLKGSQKNFKSLQTNNSLNPGSCDGTGSNKISGAKQGKSGGVETGANSSVEIQALTKELTDMKLSIDLLEKERDFYFAKLRDIEILCQTPQLENLPMAVAIKRILYAADEKESALTEAQEIVSGSVSVEETGFSDDCSLLT; from the exons ATGGCGACGAATATAGGGATGATGGATAGTGCATACTTTGTGGGGAGGAATGAGATTCTTGCGTGGATCAATGCCAGGCTTCAGCTTAATCTCTCTCGTGTTGAAGAG GCGGCGTCTGGGGCTGTGCAGTGTCAGATGATGGACATGGTATATCCTGGAGTTGTTCCCATGCACAAG GTGAATTTTGACGCCAAGACTGAATATGATATGATCCAGAATTACAAAGTACTTCAGGACGTTTTTAACAAACTCAAAATTAACAAG CATATTGAGGTGAACAAGCTTGTGAAGGGGAGGCCATTGGACAACTTGGAGTTTCTGCAATGGCTGAAACGCTATTGCGACTCTGTGAATGGTGGCATAATGAACGA GAACTACAATCCCATGGAGCGCAGAACTAAAGgtggaaaggaaaaaaacttaAAGGGTTCTCAAAAGAATTTCAAGTCATTGCAAACGAACAACTCGTTGAATCCCGGCTCGTGTGATGGTACTGGTAGTAATAAGATTTCTG GTGCCAAACAAGGAAAATCAGGTGGTGTAGAAACCGGGGCCAATTCTTCAGTTGAGATTCAAGCATTGACAAAGGAG CTTACAGATATGAAGCTTTCTATTGACCTGttggaaaaggaaagagaTTTTTACTTCGCGAAATTGCGGGACATAGAAATACTTTGTCAGACGCCTCAGTTGGAAAATCTTCCG ATGGCTGTGGCAATTAAGAGGATACTATATGCTGCGGATGAGAAAGAGTCTGCCCTTACAGAAGCTCAAGAAATCGTGTCCGGATCAGTCAGTGTGGAAGAAACTGGATTTTCTGATGATTGTTCACTGCTAACCTAA
- the LOC105157086 gene encoding pectinesterase 1 has product MESINFIKGYGKVNSLDDHPNPPANHHRRRFRIIAVSLAVFLTLIIALLVAALIHECATESDEPEPSQLAANPAEPLQTPLNSPPSNNPLRFFNLSLHASELEVSSLKNLLTEPTAEPAMKDCAELFDDAASQLRRSAELICVGSGEKALTEMKISDLQTWISAAMTDQETCLDGLAETGSTALDEFKLKVQKSQEYMSNTLAVLNNIQSLFDKFGLTMP; this is encoded by the coding sequence atgGAATCGATCAACTTCATCAAAGGCTACGGCAAAGTAAACTCCTTAGACGACCACCCCAATCCTCCGGCCAACCACCACCGCCGCCGCTTCAGAATCATCGCCGTCTCTCTCGCTGTCTTCCTGACCCTCATCATCGCCTTGCTCGTCGCGGCCCTCATCCACGAGTGCGCCACGGAGTCAGATGAACCCGAGCCGTCCCAACTCGCCGCCAACCCGGCCGAGCCGCTCCAGACTCCCCTCAATTCCCCGCCCTCCAACAACCCTTTGCGCTTCTTCAACCTCTCTCTCCACGCCAGTGAGCTCGAGGTATCGAGCCTAAAAAATCTACTCACTGAGCCGACGGCCGAGCCGGCCATGAAGGACTGCGCCGAGCTGTTCGACGACGCGGCGAGTCAACTACGGAGGTCGGCCGAGTTGATCTGTGTCGGCAGTGGGGAGAAGGCGTTGACTGAGATGAAGATCAGCGATTTGCAGACGTGGATCAGCGCTGCCATGACTGATCAGGAAACGTGCCTTGATGGGCTCGCGGAGACAGGATCGACGGCCCTGGATGAGTTCAAGTTGAAGGTGCAGAAGTCGCAGGAGTACATGAGCAACACCTTAGCAGTTCTCAATAATATTCAAAGCCTTTTCGACAAGTTTGGCCTCACAATGCCCTAA